The Sneathiella limimaris region ACCCGCTTTACAAAAAATACATTGGCCGGTCTAAGAAGTACCACGCCCATGATGAGAAGAATCAGTTTAAAGAAGGCGATACAGTCCGTATTCAGGAATGTCGTCCTTACTCCAAGCTGAAACGTTGGGAAGTTCTTTACGACAACGCTTAAGATAAGCGTGTCAGAAGCAGACAAAGGTAAAGACTATGATTCAAATGCAAACCAACCTGGAAGTCGCCGACAATTCCGGCGCGAGACGGGTGCAGTGCATTAAAGTTTTGGGCGGTTCCAAGCGGAAAACAGCCTCTGTTGGCGACACAATTGTTGTGTCTGTCAAGGAAGCCATTCCTCGCGGCCGTGTCAAAAAAGGTGACGTGCAGCGTGCAGTCATCGTACGCACTAAAAAAGAAATTCGCCGTCCAGATGGAACAGCTATCCGCTTTGATACAAATGCGGCTGTGCTGATCAACAACTCTGGCGAGCCAATTGGAACTCGTATTTTTGGCCCAGTCACACGTGAACTGCGCGCCAAGAACATGATGAAAATCGTTTCCTTGGCTCCGGAGGTGCTCTAATGGCTGAAAAATTCTCAGTTAAAAAAGGCGATAAAGTCGTCGTCCTTTCCGGTAAAGACAAAGGTAAGTCTGGTGAAGTACTGAGCGTTCTTCGCAAAGACCGCCGCGCTCTTGTTGCTGGTGTGAACATGGTGAAACGTCATACACGGCAAAGCCAGACCGAACAGGGTGGCATCGTCGAAAAAGAATCACCAATTCATTTGTCAAACATCGCTTTGCAGGATCCGAAAGACGGTAAAGCAACTCGTGTTGGTTTCAAGACCCTCGAGGATGGCCGTAAAGTTCGTTTCGCGAAGCGGTCTGGCGAAGTTATTGATCTGTAAAGGATAGTAAGATGGCAGCGCCTA contains the following coding sequences:
- the rplX gene encoding 50S ribosomal protein L24, encoding MAEKFSVKKGDKVVVLSGKDKGKSGEVLSVLRKDRRALVAGVNMVKRHTRQSQTEQGGIVEKESPIHLSNIALQDPKDGKATRVGFKTLEDGRKVRFAKRSGEVIDL
- the rplN gene encoding 50S ribosomal protein L14, with product MIQMQTNLEVADNSGARRVQCIKVLGGSKRKTASVGDTIVVSVKEAIPRGRVKKGDVQRAVIVRTKKEIRRPDGTAIRFDTNAAVLINNSGEPIGTRIFGPVTRELRAKNMMKIVSLAPEVL
- the rpsQ gene encoding 30S ribosomal protein S17, with translation MPKRILQGTVVSDKNDQTVVVNVQRQVMHPLYKKYIGRSKKYHAHDEKNQFKEGDTVRIQECRPYSKLKRWEVLYDNA